A single Triticum aestivum cultivar Chinese Spring unplaced genomic scaffold, IWGSC CS RefSeq v2.1 scaffold42500, whole genome shotgun sequence DNA region contains:
- the LOC123172129 gene encoding uncharacterized protein — translation MSQLSSDEFEDDTIDPTEIFSLEDYLAQQNTLNNFATQIATNIHHTLEGPSTRRQSAPRTYIDRKREFYNELLIADYFCDNPTYPDYYFRRRFCMGKPLFLRIVQALGEWSPYFTQRVDALGRPGLSPLQKCTAAMHMLAYGVPADKTDDHIRLGASTALESLEKFAKGVIAKFGGEYLRRPTVEDIQRLLEIGEARGFPGMLGSIDCMHWEWKNCPVGWKGQFTRGDYGVPTIILEAVASHDLWIWHAFFGVPGSNNDINVLNQSPLFTETLQGNAPRVDYYVNEQQYKKGYYLADGIYPEWAVFVKTIRLPQTEKDKLFAKKQEGARKDVERAFGVLQQRFKIVAEPSRLWDQIDICNIMEACVIMHNMILEDEKGVELPFDLNEALGTSTALPPTAISGATPLFTDVIRRDVEIRDRSMHNRLKHDLVEHIWKKFGEATNN, via the coding sequence ATGTCACAATTGAGTTCCGATGAGTTCGAAGATGATACCATTGACCCAACAGAAATTTTCTCTCTAGAAGATTACTTGGCACAACAGAATACTCTCAACAACTTTGCTACACAAATAGCCACAAACATTCATCATACACTAGAAGGTCCAAGTACTAGGCGTCAGTCAGCCCCTAGGACATATATTGACAGGAAGAGAGAATTTTACAATGAACTTCTCATAGCAGATTACTTCTGTGATAATCCTACCTATCCTGATTACTACTTCCGTAGAAGGTTCTGCATGGGAAAACCCCTCTTTCTACGCATTGTTCAAGCTCTTGGTGAGTGGTCTCCCTACTTCACTCAAAGGGTAGATGCCCTAGGCCGTCCAGGTCTATCACCTTTACAGAAGTGCACAGCAGCCATGCATATGTTGGCGTATGGTGTTCCTGCTGACAAAACAGATGACCATATAAGACTTGGTGCATCTACGGCACTCGAGTCTCTTGAGAAATTTGCTAAGGGGGTCATTGCCAAGTTTGGTGGGGAATATTTGCGAAGGCCAACTGTTGAAGACATTCAACGTCTACTAGAAATTGGCGAAGCACGTGGTTTTCCTGGTATGCTAGGaagcatagactgcatgcattgggagtggaaAAACTGTCCTGTTGGATGGAAGGGGCAGTTTACACGTGGTGACTATGGTGTCCCTACCATCATCCTTGAGGCTGTTGCATCCCATGATCTATGGATATGGCATGCCTTCTTTGGTGTCCCAGGATccaacaatgacatcaatgtgctcaaTCAGTCGCCATTGTTCACTGAAACATTGCAAGGGAATGCTCCTAGGGTAGACTACTATGTCAATGAGCAACAATACAAGAAGGGATATTATCTTGCAGATGGAATATATCCGGAGTGGGCTGTTTTTGTGAAAACCATTCGGCTGCCTCAAACTGAAAAGGACAAGTTATTTGCGAAGAAACAAGAAGGTGCGAGAAAGGATGTTGAACGTGCATTTGGAGTTCTACAACAACGCTTCAAAATTGTCGCAGAACCATCACGGCTTTGGGATCAAATAGATATCTGCAACATAATGGAAGcatgtgtgatcatgcacaacatgatacTTGAAGATGAGAAGGGCGTGGAGTTACCCTTCGATTTGAATGAAGCTTTAGGAACATCCACTGCTCTGCCGCCGACAGCGATTAGTGGGGCTACACCTTTGTTCACCGACGTGATTAGAAGAGATGTTGAGATACGTGACCGGTCCATGCACAATCGACTCAA